From a region of the Bacteroidota bacterium genome:
- a CDS encoding ThuA domain-containing protein — protein sequence MQKLIASILVCLLFFGCAAAPAELAQPTADALYDVLVFSKTEGWRHESIEAGIAAFHKLGAEQNFSVTATENSGHFTNTDLHQFETIVFLNTTLDVFNEKEQAAFQDYIQQGGGFLGIHGAADTEYDWPWYGGLVGAYFESHPDRQYADVVFTDELHPASAGMPQTWHHYDEWYNYKANPRANVHVLAVVEESSYEGGNMGHDHPIAWAHHYDGGRAFYTGLGHTIESYGDPLFLKHLTGALQWTAGQVDADVTATRADAFSEVVLTGDLTDPMEIDITNDGRVFIIEWAGTIKIWEPETGEARVVGWLPVDKKIEDGLLGLALDPAFDTNGWLYLYYAPVATDQSFNRLSRFTYDGQMIDMDSEVTVLDVPNQRRSCCHSAGSVQFDTQGNLYLSTGDNSGGGRDAENPMERKFADQGRTSANTNDLRGKILRITPQPDGSYTIPAGNLFEPDSLHRGEIYTMGHRNPFRYSIDPATGWLYWGDVGPNGTGYDEFNQARGPGFFGWPMFTGPNVVHDDYHFAGAKGKMDHYMDPTAPINASPYNTGGQALPPAQPSMMHYRNGTSDEFPEFQAGGLNPMSGPIFHYNADTAHPQAMPVYYNGKWMIYEWMRNWVQLATLDDAGNLANLEPFLPGNDYISPMDIEIGPQGRLYILEWGKSFWGSNADAQLVRLDYYGTEEPGTPSMPEMLTASGIRIEQPVDGGFFDFDSPIPYAIQLDDQALADRAYLQTYTGYNTSALPLERHADLQGQLTIDHSYTHSPDVARVNRFAMLEACVDEGGHKMCDTRILHPKTKEAEHATSFEAANPMMHGAHPASLYWGGTALNVMQIKPNARLVYTPVNLTGIEAITVRFKPSKAAQMKVWWDAGEPELLTETVLDEHSGAAIITQQAAYIAGITADDRQANNVKKSKAFDGWREITLPITNPGGSHALILTFESEDKGTLLELDALVFQGPGLSGE from the coding sequence ATGCAGAAGCTTATTGCCAGTATCCTCGTGTGCCTCCTGTTTTTTGGCTGTGCAGCAGCGCCGGCCGAACTTGCACAACCTACAGCAGATGCGTTGTATGATGTGCTTGTGTTCTCAAAAACCGAAGGGTGGCGACACGAATCCATCGAAGCAGGTATTGCTGCCTTCCACAAATTGGGTGCTGAACAGAACTTTTCAGTCACTGCTACGGAAAACAGCGGCCATTTCACTAACACTGACCTTCACCAATTCGAAACGATTGTATTCCTGAATACAACCCTTGATGTATTCAACGAAAAAGAACAGGCTGCTTTTCAGGACTACATCCAGCAAGGTGGCGGATTCCTCGGTATACACGGCGCCGCTGATACAGAATACGATTGGCCCTGGTATGGTGGATTGGTTGGGGCCTACTTCGAAAGCCATCCCGACCGCCAATACGCTGATGTTGTATTTACTGACGAGCTGCATCCCGCGTCTGCCGGCATGCCCCAAACATGGCACCATTACGATGAGTGGTACAACTACAAAGCAAATCCACGCGCCAATGTTCATGTGCTCGCTGTTGTTGAAGAGAGCTCTTACGAGGGCGGCAACATGGGGCATGACCATCCTATTGCGTGGGCGCATCACTATGATGGCGGGCGCGCATTTTATACAGGACTGGGCCACACAATCGAAAGCTACGGCGACCCACTGTTCCTCAAACACTTGACTGGTGCACTGCAATGGACCGCAGGACAAGTTGATGCAGATGTGACTGCCACCCGCGCAGACGCTTTTTCTGAAGTGGTGCTAACAGGCGACCTCACCGACCCCATGGAAATCGACATTACAAACGATGGTCGCGTCTTCATCATCGAATGGGCCGGCACTATCAAAATATGGGAGCCGGAAACTGGCGAAGCCCGCGTTGTTGGTTGGCTACCCGTGGATAAGAAAATTGAGGATGGCCTGCTAGGCCTTGCCCTCGACCCGGCGTTTGACACCAATGGGTGGCTCTACCTTTACTATGCGCCAGTAGCAACTGATCAAAGCTTCAACCGGCTTTCCAGGTTTACCTATGACGGTCAGATGATTGACATGGATAGCGAGGTCACTGTCTTGGATGTACCCAATCAGCGCCGCTCCTGCTGCCACTCCGCTGGCAGTGTACAGTTTGATACGCAGGGTAACTTATACCTGTCTACGGGCGACAATTCGGGTGGCGGCCGCGATGCTGAAAATCCGATGGAAAGGAAATTTGCCGACCAGGGCAGAACATCAGCCAACACCAATGATTTGCGGGGTAAAATCCTCCGCATCACGCCACAGCCTGATGGATCGTACACCATCCCGGCCGGCAACCTCTTTGAGCCAGACAGCCTGCACCGTGGAGAAATATACACCATGGGACATCGTAACCCGTTCAGGTATTCTATTGACCCGGCAACGGGTTGGTTATACTGGGGCGATGTTGGCCCCAATGGCACGGGCTACGACGAATTCAACCAGGCACGTGGCCCGGGTTTCTTCGGATGGCCCATGTTTACAGGCCCCAATGTGGTACATGACGATTATCATTTTGCCGGTGCAAAAGGTAAAATGGATCATTACATGGACCCAACTGCACCCATCAATGCATCGCCTTACAATACGGGCGGACAAGCTCTTCCCCCTGCCCAACCTTCCATGATGCATTACCGCAATGGTACTTCAGACGAATTCCCTGAATTTCAAGCAGGTGGCTTAAATCCGATGAGCGGCCCCATTTTCCACTACAATGCAGATACAGCCCATCCGCAGGCCATGCCGGTGTATTACAACGGCAAGTGGATGATCTATGAGTGGATGCGAAACTGGGTCCAGCTTGCCACACTGGATGATGCCGGCAATCTGGCCAACCTTGAGCCGTTCCTACCCGGCAATGATTACATCAGCCCAATGGACATAGAAATAGGTCCACAAGGCCGGCTTTATATCCTCGAATGGGGGAAATCTTTTTGGGGCAGCAATGCGGATGCGCAACTGGTCCGGCTCGACTACTATGGCACGGAAGAACCAGGCACTCCGTCCATGCCTGAAATGCTGACTGCAAGCGGCATCCGCATCGAGCAACCCGTAGACGGTGGCTTCTTCGACTTCGACAGCCCCATCCCTTACGCAATCCAACTTGACGACCAGGCGCTTGCAGATCGCGCCTACCTTCAAACCTACACTGGCTACAATACATCAGCACTTCCACTCGAACGACACGCAGACCTGCAAGGCCAGCTTACCATCGACCATAGCTACACGCATTCGCCAGATGTTGCGCGCGTTAACCGCTTTGCGATGCTGGAAGCCTGCGTTGATGAAGGGGGACATAAAATGTGCGATACGCGCATTCTGCATCCCAAAACAAAAGAAGCAGAACATGCTACGTCATTCGAAGCAGCTAACCCGATGATGCATGGCGCGCACCCTGCATCGCTCTATTGGGGGGGAACAGCACTCAATGTGATGCAAATCAAGCCAAACGCCCGCCTGGTCTATACCCCGGTAAACCTCACAGGCATAGAAGCAATTACGGTCAGGTTCAAACCATCTAAAGCTGCGCAAATGAAAGTTTGGTGGGATGCCGGCGAACCTGAACTCCTTACAGAAACCGTATTGGATGAACATAGCGGTGCAGCAATCATAACGCAGCAGGCTGCATACATTGCCGGCATTACGGCTGATGACCGCCAGGCTAACAACGTTAAAAAGTCTAAAGCCTTTGATGGTTGGCGTGAAATCACCTTGCCCATTACGAATCCGGGTGGCTCACATGCGTTAATATTGACTTTTGAAAGTGAAGATAAAGGGACATTGCTCGAACTAGATGCGCTCGTGTTTCAAGGCCCAGGCCTTAGCGGAGAGTAG
- a CDS encoding SnoaL-like domain-containing protein: protein MSYLARATELQNMVLGGQLMEAFEKFYHEDVVMIEPTGESTAGKDANREREKKFLGSIAEFHGAGVDALTANEETKVSMAEVWMDVTFQDGNRVRLEQVTVQQWEGETIVKERFYYNMAG, encoded by the coding sequence ATGAGTTATCTAGCCCGTGCAACCGAATTACAGAATATGGTCCTTGGGGGACAATTGATGGAAGCTTTTGAAAAGTTCTATCACGAAGATGTAGTAATGATCGAGCCAACAGGAGAATCGACTGCTGGGAAAGACGCCAACCGCGAGCGCGAAAAGAAATTTCTCGGCAGTATAGCCGAGTTTCACGGAGCAGGTGTTGATGCCCTGACTGCAAACGAAGAGACCAAAGTGAGTATGGCTGAAGTGTGGATGGATGTGACTTTTCAGGACGGCAACCGTGTTCGGCTAGAGCAGGTGACTGTTCAGCAATGGGAAGGAGAGACCATTGTAAAAGAGCGTTTTTATTACAACATGGCGGGATAA
- a CDS encoding Rho-binding antiterminator codes for MNQCNLPSDKSNTNGYMPISCGYYDYLEAFAVQKKEVDLSFISPEHPSPLTIQGKVVDLFSRTQVEFMLFQSGDTKHEIRLDHIIEIEGIPNPSAVPAAQ; via the coding sequence ATGAATCAATGTAACCTGCCATCAGACAAATCCAACACAAATGGGTATATGCCTATTTCTTGCGGATACTATGATTATCTGGAAGCCTTTGCTGTCCAGAAAAAAGAAGTAGACCTGTCATTTATTTCGCCTGAGCACCCGAGCCCGCTGACTATTCAAGGAAAGGTGGTTGATCTGTTCTCAAGAACCCAGGTCGAGTTTATGCTTTTTCAATCAGGAGATACAAAACACGAAATCCGGCTGGACCATATTATTGAAATTGAGGGCATCCCAAATCCTTCCGCGGTACCTGCTGCGCAATGA
- a CDS encoding transporter translates to MRYLTYVLVFSLFVLINPVDALAQWTSGRPDGHAPIGVMGDHTHGAGEFMLSYRYMYMNMDGNRDGTDGLSTDEVVDPNGQNFVIAPVNMPMGMHMFGMMYAPTNELTLMAMVPVISLEMDHVTRAGGAFTTSSSGVGDIKLSGLYKIASFGNSRVHLNAGVSFPTGSIKASDVTPASAPNASQLPYPMQLGSGTVDLMPGITYLGQTPDWSWGAQAKGVVRLGENDQDYTLGNRFLFTTWGARKLTPWISASARIEATNWGDIDGASPAYAGAVNMRMVPTVFTELRGGSRVDAALGLNTYVLGGPLYGLRLAVEGVVPVSQNLNGPQLETDWQIVAGLQFAF, encoded by the coding sequence ATGCGTTATTTAACCTATGTTCTCGTTTTTTCTCTTTTTGTCCTGATCAACCCTGTTGATGCGCTGGCACAATGGACATCCGGCCGGCCTGATGGGCATGCCCCAATTGGTGTGATGGGTGATCACACGCACGGCGCCGGCGAATTTATGCTTTCATACCGCTACATGTACATGAACATGGACGGTAACCGAGATGGTACCGACGGCCTTTCAACCGATGAAGTGGTTGATCCGAATGGGCAGAACTTTGTGATTGCCCCCGTCAACATGCCGATGGGTATGCACATGTTTGGGATGATGTACGCGCCGACCAATGAATTGACTTTGATGGCCATGGTGCCAGTGATTTCACTGGAAATGGATCATGTCACCCGGGCCGGCGGTGCTTTTACAACTTCTTCTTCTGGCGTTGGTGACATCAAGCTGTCAGGCCTGTACAAAATTGCTTCTTTTGGAAACAGTCGCGTGCATCTAAATGCCGGCGTCTCTTTCCCAACCGGGTCAATTAAAGCATCTGACGTAACACCTGCGAGTGCACCCAACGCGTCACAGTTGCCCTACCCGATGCAGTTAGGCTCTGGGACGGTAGACCTGATGCCTGGCATCACTTACCTGGGACAAACACCAGACTGGTCCTGGGGTGCACAGGCCAAAGGTGTGGTACGTCTTGGCGAAAACGATCAGGATTATACCCTTGGTAACCGGTTTCTCTTTACCACATGGGGGGCTCGGAAATTGACGCCGTGGATCAGTGCTTCTGCGCGTATTGAGGCGACCAACTGGGGCGACATTGATGGCGCATCCCCTGCGTACGCAGGAGCTGTGAATATGCGCATGGTGCCCACCGTGTTCACTGAACTGCGTGGTGGCAGTCGGGTTGATGCGGCACTTGGTCTGAATACGTATGTGCTGGGTGGTCCGTTGTACGGCTTGAGATTGGCTGTTGAAGGTGTGGTACCTGTTTCCCAGAATCTGAATGGCCCCCAACTCGAAACGGACTGGCAGATTGTCGCCGGTTTGCAGTTTGCTTTTTAG
- a CDS encoding PVC-type heme-binding CxxCH protein, whose amino-acid sequence MWTKTPPTLSTRYAAGLAFFGLSLILLLPGCTPSVGGEQQLQEVALSVVEDIATGAIMVYRERDTEPILTQNAAPDHRPYLHPITSPDGQSVVTEYSPGHHRHQTGLYWGFTRLNGRDYFHNPQGDYWRKASSEIMVDEGSAVKWKTVYDLLDEAGEVVLQETQVWEMFEENNNYVLDLVWQGSAVQDVTIGEFDYGGLFLRMPWTEGIEGAAVNAARQRNQFAEGKRAMWLDVGMKVEGRDDLAHMTIFDHPDNAGFPQPWRVDGQLGVGPVRARLGDWQIAAGETEEIKHRILVYTGKHDDIVLRDVFSAYSGQGEMYSTASLWGIAQQEAMEAEFLTPQMAVDAMTVQEGFQVNAYAGEPMITQPMAFAWDDKGRMWVAENRDYESRGDGFSNSGDSRILILEDTDGDGVADSRKVFLEGIPFPAAIAIGFDGLFLGAPPHLMFVPDADGDDVAERDDIEILLTGWGIRDRHETINSLHWGPDGWLYGLEGFATPSRIRKPDASDRLYKHNDPFPTDIFTKEGVDIDGGVWRYHPSKKRFEVVAHGFSNPWGIDYDAKGQLFISACVIPHMFHVIPGGIYQRQGGRHFNPYVYSDIQTIVDHRHRSAHGGARIYQSDAFPEEHRGRLFMANIHEHAVLTDILETKGSGFVARHGDDFLLANNAQWIGFSMEIGPEGAVYVLDWHDADICGKDVLDKDTGRIFRITPEESLAEQWDGRYDDLNTKTDVELAALQVSPSDWHARRARVILQYRATQRAINADAVTTLQETYASHDNADFRLRAMWAMHVAQVLEAAQLEEALDDRDEYIRAWAIQLLTEDMDASENARMEFAEMASSDKSPVVRKYLAAALQRVDMTDRWDIAAGLIQHGADATDDNIPLMSWFGIEPLVAEDPERALGLAGESNIPLITEYIARRAVDADEIDILVSKLTAMKDARPMLLRGMLDALEGRTDLETPAAWPAVYQSLQKDSEDVQRLAVQVGQQFGDAEAAKALLASLADPATSDADKNNAIRGLASKQREELVAQLPALIDEPAVQIEAIRAVAAYDNRVLGSQLLAKYESLDSDARREAAQTMATRPVYGWMLAEAIKKNPDYKADIPVYVARQLRRVVGNGFVEIWGPIDSMSDDKSAAYERYTALLTDNAVAAADASAGRAVFEQSCGTCHKMYGDGGDIGPELTGSNRANLDYILSNMLSPSEVIQDDYKLVVITTHDGRTYMGNVSGEDDRQVTLRVVGQDAVVIGKSTIRSREVTPNSMMPEGLLQALPDEKVLQLVSYLRTSQQVGE is encoded by the coding sequence ATGTGGACGAAGACACCACCCACGCTATCGACACGCTATGCCGCCGGGCTAGCTTTTTTTGGGCTATCTCTTATACTGCTTTTACCAGGCTGTACCCCCTCGGTTGGCGGCGAACAACAACTGCAAGAAGTAGCGCTTTCTGTTGTTGAGGATATCGCAACCGGTGCCATAATGGTTTACCGGGAACGCGACACAGAACCGATCCTCACCCAGAATGCGGCGCCAGACCATCGCCCCTATTTGCACCCGATCACTTCGCCCGACGGGCAAAGTGTGGTTACTGAATACAGTCCTGGGCATCACAGGCACCAGACAGGCCTTTACTGGGGATTCACCCGTCTAAACGGACGCGACTATTTCCACAACCCACAAGGCGACTACTGGCGAAAGGCATCATCCGAAATTATGGTGGATGAAGGGTCGGCTGTGAAGTGGAAAACTGTGTACGATTTGTTGGATGAAGCCGGCGAAGTTGTGCTGCAGGAGACGCAGGTCTGGGAGATGTTTGAGGAGAACAACAACTACGTGCTCGATTTGGTGTGGCAGGGGAGTGCCGTGCAGGATGTCACCATAGGCGAATTCGATTATGGTGGCCTTTTCTTGCGGATGCCCTGGACAGAAGGCATTGAAGGGGCCGCGGTAAATGCTGCACGCCAGCGGAACCAGTTTGCAGAAGGCAAACGCGCGATGTGGCTTGATGTCGGAATGAAAGTCGAAGGCCGCGATGATTTAGCGCACATGACCATTTTTGATCACCCCGACAATGCCGGCTTCCCACAGCCCTGGCGCGTAGACGGACAACTAGGCGTAGGACCTGTACGGGCCCGTCTTGGCGATTGGCAAATTGCTGCCGGCGAAACCGAAGAAATCAAACACCGCATCCTCGTGTACACCGGCAAACACGATGACATCGTATTGCGGGATGTGTTCTCCGCTTATAGTGGACAGGGAGAAATGTACTCTACGGCTTCGTTGTGGGGCATTGCCCAGCAGGAAGCAATGGAAGCTGAATTCCTCACGCCGCAAATGGCTGTTGATGCCATGACGGTGCAGGAAGGTTTTCAGGTAAATGCATATGCCGGCGAGCCCATGATTACCCAGCCGATGGCGTTTGCGTGGGATGACAAAGGCCGGATGTGGGTGGCTGAGAACCGGGACTATGAATCACGCGGCGACGGATTTTCCAATTCTGGCGACAGCCGCATCTTGATTCTCGAAGATACGGATGGGGATGGCGTTGCCGATTCTCGCAAAGTATTTCTGGAAGGCATTCCTTTCCCCGCGGCCATTGCCATTGGGTTTGATGGGCTGTTCCTTGGCGCACCACCGCACCTGATGTTTGTCCCGGATGCAGACGGAGACGATGTGGCAGAGCGCGATGACATCGAAATCCTGCTAACGGGGTGGGGGATACGAGACCGCCACGAAACGATTAACAGCCTCCATTGGGGACCTGATGGATGGCTTTATGGCCTCGAAGGATTTGCGACGCCTTCCCGGATTAGAAAGCCTGACGCGAGCGATCGTTTATATAAACACAATGATCCCTTCCCAACGGATATCTTCACCAAGGAAGGTGTAGACATTGATGGTGGGGTATGGCGCTATCATCCATCAAAAAAACGGTTTGAGGTGGTTGCGCACGGATTTAGTAATCCATGGGGCATCGACTATGACGCAAAAGGGCAGCTGTTTATCAGCGCCTGTGTGATACCGCACATGTTTCACGTGATACCTGGCGGCATTTACCAGCGCCAGGGTGGCCGGCACTTCAATCCGTATGTGTATAGCGATATCCAAACCATTGTAGACCATCGCCATCGCTCAGCCCACGGTGGTGCGCGTATTTATCAGTCAGACGCATTCCCTGAAGAGCACAGGGGCCGGTTGTTTATGGCGAATATCCACGAACACGCCGTCCTGACTGATATTTTGGAGACCAAAGGTTCAGGCTTCGTTGCCCGGCATGGCGATGACTTCCTGCTGGCTAATAACGCACAGTGGATCGGGTTCTCTATGGAAATAGGCCCCGAAGGTGCCGTGTACGTTCTGGATTGGCACGATGCAGATATTTGCGGCAAAGACGTGCTTGACAAGGACACCGGCCGCATTTTCAGGATCACGCCCGAGGAATCGCTCGCGGAACAATGGGATGGCCGGTATGACGACCTGAACACCAAAACAGACGTTGAGCTAGCAGCGCTACAGGTGAGCCCGAGTGACTGGCACGCGCGGCGCGCCCGTGTGATTTTGCAGTATCGTGCAACCCAGCGTGCGATAAATGCTGACGCAGTTACCACTTTACAAGAAACGTACGCGAGCCATGACAATGCTGATTTCCGACTCCGGGCCATGTGGGCCATGCATGTTGCGCAGGTACTTGAGGCTGCGCAGCTTGAGGAGGCGCTTGATGACAGAGACGAGTACATTCGTGCCTGGGCTATTCAGCTGTTGACGGAAGACATGGATGCCTCTGAAAACGCGCGTATGGAATTTGCTGAAATGGCGTCGTCAGATAAATCGCCCGTTGTTCGGAAATACCTCGCAGCTGCACTACAGCGTGTCGATATGACGGATCGCTGGGACATTGCTGCCGGCCTCATCCAGCATGGCGCGGATGCTACCGATGATAACATCCCTCTCATGAGCTGGTTCGGTATTGAGCCGCTGGTAGCTGAAGATCCTGAACGTGCTCTGGGTCTTGCGGGTGAAAGCAATATTCCGCTTATCACGGAATACATCGCTCGCCGCGCAGTGGATGCAGATGAGATAGATATCCTTGTTTCCAAATTGACCGCTATGAAAGATGCGCGTCCGATGCTCCTGCGCGGGATGTTAGATGCACTGGAAGGGCGGACAGATTTGGAAACCCCCGCGGCCTGGCCAGCGGTATATCAATCACTACAAAAAGATTCCGAAGACGTCCAGCGATTGGCTGTCCAGGTCGGACAGCAGTTTGGAGATGCTGAGGCTGCTAAAGCCTTGTTGGCCTCACTTGCCGACCCGGCTACCTCCGATGCTGATAAAAACAACGCCATCCGTGGCCTTGCTTCAAAACAGCGCGAAGAGTTGGTTGCACAACTGCCGGCGTTAATCGATGAGCCGGCAGTGCAGATAGAAGCGATCCGGGCTGTAGCAGCTTACGACAACAGGGTATTGGGGAGCCAGTTGCTTGCCAAGTATGAGTCGCTTGATTCAGATGCCCGCCGCGAGGCAGCGCAAACTATGGCAACCCGGCCTGTGTATGGTTGGATGCTTGCTGAAGCCATCAAGAAGAACCCCGATTACAAAGCTGATATCCCGGTATACGTAGCGCGTCAGTTGCGTCGTGTTGTGGGTAATGGGTTTGTTGAGATATGGGGCCCCATTGATAGCATGTCTGATGATAAATCAGCCGCTTACGAACGGTATACAGCGTTGCTTACAGATAACGCGGTTGCTGCTGCTGATGCAAGCGCAGGCCGCGCGGTCTTCGAGCAATCCTGTGGTACGTGTCACAAAATGTATGGAGATGGCGGAGACATCGGGCCAGAGCTGACAGGATCCAACCGGGCCAACCTCGATTATATCCTGAGCAACATGCTCAGCCCTAGCGAGGTCATTCAGGATGATTACAAACTGGTTGTGATCACCACCCACGACGGCCGTACGTACATGGGCAACGTTTCCGGTGAAGATGACCGGCAGGTAACACTTCGCGTGGTCGGACAAGACGCCGTTGTTATTGGTAAGTCCACGATACGGTCCAGAGAAGTAACGCCTAATTCCATGATGCCAGAAGGCTTGCTACAAGCGCTGCCCGATGAAAAGGTACTGCAACTTGTGTCGTATCTGCGTACCAGTCAGCAGGTTGGGGAATAG